A stretch of Streptomyces vietnamensis DNA encodes these proteins:
- a CDS encoding YggS family pyridoxal phosphate-dependent enzyme, protein MTDRKSELAANLAAVEERIAAACAAAGRAREEVTLIVVTKTYPASDVRILHELGVRHVAENRDQDAAPKAAACADLDLSWHFVGQLQTNKVRSVAGYADVVQSVDRLKLVSSLSAAAEKEGRELGCLIQVALDAESGERGDRGGVAPDGIEELAAAVDAAPGLRLDGLMTVAPLAGEYAGRQRAAFDRLMDLSTALRATRPAANMVSAGMSADLEEAVAAGATHVRVGTAVLGVRPKLG, encoded by the coding sequence ATGACGGATCGCAAGTCGGAACTCGCCGCGAACCTCGCCGCGGTGGAGGAGCGCATCGCCGCCGCGTGCGCCGCCGCCGGACGCGCGCGGGAGGAGGTGACCCTGATCGTGGTCACCAAGACCTACCCCGCGAGCGACGTGAGGATCCTGCACGAACTCGGTGTGCGGCACGTCGCCGAGAACCGGGACCAGGACGCCGCCCCGAAGGCGGCGGCCTGTGCCGACCTCGATCTGAGCTGGCACTTCGTGGGTCAGTTGCAGACCAACAAGGTCAGATCCGTGGCGGGTTATGCCGATGTGGTGCAGTCCGTCGACCGCTTGAAGCTCGTTTCCTCTCTCTCCGCGGCCGCGGAGAAGGAGGGGCGCGAGCTCGGCTGTCTGATCCAGGTCGCGCTCGACGCCGAGTCCGGCGAGCGGGGCGACCGCGGCGGTGTCGCGCCGGACGGGATCGAGGAGTTGGCCGCGGCCGTGGACGCCGCGCCCGGGCTGCGGCTCGACGGACTGATGACCGTCGCCCCGCTCGCCGGGGAGTACGCGGGCCGGCAACGCGCCGCCTTCGATCGGCTGATGGATTTGTCGACTGCCCTGCGCGCGACCCGTCCGGCTGCGAACATGGTGTCAGCAGGGATGAGTGCGGACCTCGAGGAGGCCGTCGCTGCCGGGGCGACACACGTACGCGTCGGTACGGCGGTACTCGGCGTCCGCCCGAAGCTCGGGTAA
- the ftsZ gene encoding cell division protein FtsZ gives MAAPQNYLAVIKVIGVGGGGVNAINRMIEVGLKGVEFIAINTDAQALLMSDADVKLDVGRELTRGLGAGANPAVGRKAAEDHREEIEEVLKGADMVFVTAGEGGGTGTGGAPVVANIARSLGALTIGVVTRPFTFEGRRRANQAEDGIAELREEVDTLIVIPNDRLLSISDRQVSVLDAFKSADQVLLSGVQGITDLITTPGLINLDFADVKSVMSEAGSALMGIGSARGDDRAVAAAEMAISSPLLEASIDGARGVLLSISGGSDLGLFEINEAAQLVSEAAHPEANIIFGAVIDDALGDEVRVTVIAAGFDGGQPPARRDNIIGSVSAKREEPAPAPRITETPRPLGGLGTVAPREEPAPIPVEPAPVVNEVPPAPVPPVVPPARPYADSQAEELDVPDFLK, from the coding sequence GTGGCAGCACCGCAGAACTACCTCGCAGTCATCAAGGTCATCGGTGTCGGCGGCGGTGGTGTCAATGCCATCAACCGAATGATCGAGGTCGGCCTCAAGGGCGTCGAGTTCATCGCGATCAACACCGACGCACAGGCGCTGTTGATGAGCGACGCCGACGTCAAGCTCGACGTCGGCCGTGAACTCACCCGCGGCCTCGGGGCCGGGGCCAACCCGGCCGTCGGTCGCAAGGCGGCAGAGGACCACCGTGAGGAGATCGAGGAGGTCCTCAAGGGGGCCGACATGGTCTTCGTCACCGCCGGCGAAGGCGGCGGCACCGGCACCGGCGGCGCGCCCGTCGTCGCCAACATCGCGCGCTCGCTCGGCGCCCTGACGATCGGCGTGGTCACCCGCCCGTTCACCTTCGAGGGCCGCCGTCGCGCCAACCAGGCGGAGGACGGCATCGCCGAGCTCCGCGAAGAGGTCGACACCCTCATCGTCATCCCCAACGACCGGCTGCTCTCGATCTCGGACCGCCAGGTCTCCGTGCTCGACGCCTTCAAGTCGGCCGACCAGGTCCTCCTGAGCGGTGTCCAGGGCATCACCGACCTCATCACCACCCCGGGTCTGATCAACCTCGACTTCGCCGACGTCAAGTCGGTCATGTCCGAGGCCGGTTCGGCGCTCATGGGCATCGGCTCCGCCCGCGGCGACGACCGCGCGGTGGCGGCGGCCGAGATGGCGATCTCCTCGCCGCTCCTGGAGGCCTCCATCGACGGCGCCCGCGGCGTGCTGCTCTCCATCTCCGGCGGCAGCGACCTCGGCCTCTTCGAGATCAATGAGGCCGCGCAGCTGGTCAGCGAGGCGGCCCACCCCGAGGCCAACATCATCTTCGGCGCCGTCATCGACGACGCCCTCGGCGACGAGGTCCGGGTCACCGTCATCGCGGCCGGCTTCGACGGCGGCCAGCCGCCGGCCCGCCGGGACAACATCATCGGCTCGGTCTCGGCCAAGCGCGAGGAGCCGGCCCCGGCACCCCGCATCACCGAGACCCCCCGCCCGCTGGGCGGCCTCGGCACGGTCGCCCCGCGCGAGGAGCCGGCCCCGATCCCGGTCGAGCCCGCCCCGGTCGTCAACGAGGTCCCGCCGGCGCCCGTACCGCCGGTCGTCCCGCCGGCCCGTCCGTACGCGGACAGCCAGGCCGAGGAGCTGGACGTCCCGGACTTCCTGAAGTGA
- the pgeF gene encoding peptidoglycan editing factor PgeF, with translation MIGQRFDANGAHFAFTDRWGGVSAVPYEELNLGGAVGDEPAAVLANRAAAAGALGLDPARVVWMNQVHGAEVAEVDGPWGDAEIPSVDAIVTARAGLGLAVLTADCVPVLLADPVAGVVSAAHAGRPGMVAGVVPAAVAAMVKLGADPARIAARTGPAVCGRCYEVPEEMRAEVAAVEPAAYAETSWGTPAVDVAAGVRAQLERLGVRDVEDAGVCTLESRDHYSYRRDRTTGRLAGYVWLNREET, from the coding sequence GTGATAGGACAGCGCTTCGACGCGAACGGCGCCCACTTCGCCTTCACCGACCGGTGGGGCGGGGTGAGCGCCGTTCCGTACGAGGAGCTCAACCTCGGCGGAGCGGTCGGGGACGAGCCCGCGGCCGTCCTCGCCAACCGGGCGGCGGCCGCCGGAGCCCTCGGGCTCGACCCGGCGCGGGTGGTCTGGATGAACCAGGTCCACGGCGCCGAGGTCGCCGAGGTCGACGGCCCGTGGGGGGACGCGGAGATCCCGTCCGTCGACGCGATCGTCACCGCCAGGGCCGGCCTCGGTCTCGCCGTCCTCACCGCGGACTGCGTGCCCGTCCTCCTCGCCGACCCCGTCGCCGGAGTCGTCTCGGCCGCCCACGCCGGGCGGCCCGGCATGGTCGCCGGAGTCGTCCCCGCCGCCGTCGCGGCGATGGTGAAGCTCGGTGCCGACCCCGCCCGGATCGCCGCCCGCACCGGACCCGCCGTCTGCGGCCGGTGCTACGAAGTGCCGGAGGAGATGCGCGCCGAGGTCGCCGCCGTCGAACCGGCCGCGTACGCGGAGACCTCCTGGGGCACCCCCGCCGTCGACGTCGCCGCCGGAGTGCGCGCGCAACTGGAGCGGCTCGGGGTCCGGGACGTCGAGGACGCCGGGGTCTGCACCCTGGAATCGCGCGACCACTACTCGTACCGCCGCGATCGCACCACAGGGCGACTCGCGGGATATGTCTGGTTGAACCGAGAAGAGACATGA
- a CDS encoding cell division protein FtsQ/DivIB, which translates to MAAGPTTAEKSGTSKSKGSSGRSSGAGTRNRRFRVPAPRVLLVVFGLVVLVAGGVWALYGSTWFRVEHVKTSGTRVLTPAEVETVAAVPMGAPLVTVDTDAIEARLRQRLPRIESIDVVRSWPHGIGLKVTERQPVLLVEKGGKFTEVDSTGMRFATVDTAPRGVPRLVLDSASSPSLRRFGADRLLQEAVRVRGELPAEIARDARVVRITSYDSVTLELTGGRTVFWGSGEHGPVKARVLTALMKATPKAGHFDVSAPTAPASSGS; encoded by the coding sequence GTGGCAGCCGGACCGACGACCGCGGAGAAGAGCGGCACGAGCAAGTCGAAGGGGTCGTCGGGGCGGTCGTCCGGCGCGGGTACCCGGAACCGGCGGTTCCGGGTACCCGCGCCCCGGGTGCTCCTCGTGGTGTTCGGTCTCGTCGTGCTCGTGGCCGGCGGGGTCTGGGCGCTCTACGGATCCACCTGGTTCCGTGTGGAACATGTGAAGACTTCCGGCACCCGGGTTCTGACACCGGCGGAGGTCGAGACCGTCGCCGCCGTCCCGATGGGCGCCCCGCTCGTCACCGTCGACACCGACGCGATCGAGGCCCGGCTCCGGCAGAGACTGCCGCGCATCGAGTCGATCGACGTGGTGCGGTCATGGCCGCACGGAATCGGGCTGAAAGTGACGGAACGGCAGCCTGTTCTTCTTGTCGAAAAGGGCGGAAAGTTCACCGAAGTGGACTCGACGGGCATGCGGTTCGCCACCGTCGACACCGCTCCGCGCGGCGTCCCCCGGCTCGTCCTCGACAGCGCCTCCTCGCCGAGCCTCCGCCGCTTCGGCGCGGACCGACTGCTCCAGGAGGCGGTCCGCGTCCGGGGTGAACTCCCGGCGGAGATCGCCCGGGACGCTCGTGTCGTACGCATCACCTCGTACGACTCCGTCACTCTGGAGCTGACCGGGGGCCGAACGGTCTTCTGGGGCAGCGGTGAGCACGGCCCGGTCAAGGCCCGGGTGCTGACCGCCCTCATGAAGGCCACTCCCAAAGCGGGGCACTTCGACGTAAGTGCCCCCACGGCGCCCGCCTCGTCGGGAAGTTGA
- the murG gene encoding undecaprenyldiphospho-muramoylpentapeptide beta-N-acetylglucosaminyltransferase has translation MHVVLAGGGTAGHIEPALALADALRRQDPSVGITALGTEKGLETRLVPERGYELALIPAVPLPRKPTPELITVPGRLRGTIKAAEQVLERTKADCVVGFGGYVALPGYLAAKRLGVPIVVHEANARPGLANKIGSRYAAGVAVATPDSKLRNARYIGIPLRHTIATLDRARVRPEARAAFGLDPNLPTLLVSGGSQGARRLNEVIQQIAPVLQRSGIQILHAVGPKNEMPRVDNMPGMPPYVPVPYVDRMDLAYAAADMMLCRAGAMTVAELSAVGLPAAYVPLPIGNGEQRLNAQPVVKAGGGLLVDDAELTPQWVQGNVLPVLADPHRLYEMSRAAAEFGRRDADDLLVGMVYEAIAAR, from the coding sequence GTGCATGTCGTACTCGCCGGTGGGGGGACCGCCGGCCACATCGAGCCCGCGCTCGCCCTCGCGGACGCCCTGCGCAGGCAGGACCCCAGCGTGGGGATCACGGCGCTCGGCACGGAGAAGGGTCTGGAGACCCGGCTCGTGCCCGAGCGGGGCTACGAGTTGGCGCTCATCCCCGCCGTGCCGCTGCCCCGCAAGCCCACCCCCGAGCTGATCACCGTCCCCGGGCGGCTGCGCGGCACGATCAAGGCGGCCGAGCAGGTCCTGGAGCGCACCAAGGCGGACTGCGTGGTCGGCTTCGGCGGCTACGTGGCCCTGCCGGGCTATCTCGCGGCCAAGCGCCTCGGGGTGCCCATCGTGGTCCACGAGGCCAACGCCCGGCCCGGCCTGGCCAACAAGATCGGTTCGCGGTACGCGGCCGGGGTCGCCGTCGCCACCCCGGACAGCAAGCTCCGCAACGCCCGTTACATCGGCATCCCGCTGCGGCACACCATCGCGACCCTCGACCGGGCGCGGGTGCGGCCCGAGGCGCGCGCCGCCTTCGGCCTCGACCCGAACCTGCCGACGCTGCTCGTCTCCGGCGGCTCCCAGGGCGCCCGGCGGCTCAACGAGGTGATCCAGCAGATCGCCCCGGTGCTCCAGCGCTCCGGCATCCAGATCCTGCACGCGGTCGGCCCGAAGAACGAGATGCCGCGCGTGGACAACATGCCCGGTATGCCGCCGTACGTGCCGGTACCGTACGTGGACCGGATGGATCTCGCGTACGCCGCGGCCGACATGATGCTCTGCCGCGCGGGCGCGATGACCGTCGCCGAGCTCTCCGCCGTCGGGCTGCCCGCCGCGTACGTCCCGCTGCCCATCGGCAACGGCGAACAGCGGCTCAACGCCCAGCCGGTGGTCAAGGCCGGCGGTGGACTCCTCGTCGACGACGCGGAGCTGACGCCGCAGTGGGTGCAGGGCAACGTCCTGCCCGTACTGGCCGATCCGCACCGGTTGTACGAGATGTCCCGCGCCGCCGCCGAGTTCGGCCGCCGGGACGCCGACGACCTGCTCGTCGGCATGGTGTACGAGGCGATCGCCGCCCGCTAG